A single region of the Lotus japonicus ecotype B-129 chromosome 4, LjGifu_v1.2 genome encodes:
- the LOC130714576 gene encoding uncharacterized protein LOC130714576 isoform X2 yields the protein MAVTLVRLFFILLVLSHLLCLEAVPVTRTENLMQDLQVQPTLKNAHKEPTITERMDLELNDYAPSGANGRHTPRGP from the exons ATGGCAGTCACTCTTGTTCGTTTGTTCTTCATTCTTCTAGTGCTTTCTCATCTTTTATGTTTGGAAGCAGTCCCGGTTACAA GAACTGAAAACCTTATGCAAGATCTCCAAGTTCAGCCCACTCTCAAGAATGCCCATAAG GAGCCAACCATTACTGAGAGGATGGATTTGGAACTCAATGACTATGCACCATCAGGGGCCAATGGTCGTCACACTCCAAGAGGACCATAA
- the LOC130714576 gene encoding uncharacterized protein LOC130714576 isoform X1, producing MAVTLVRLFFILLVLSHLLCLEAVPVTRTENLMQDLQVQPTLKNAHKVVTEKNWHLQEPTITERMDLELNDYAPSGANGRHTPRGP from the exons ATGGCAGTCACTCTTGTTCGTTTGTTCTTCATTCTTCTAGTGCTTTCTCATCTTTTATGTTTGGAAGCAGTCCCGGTTACAA GAACTGAAAACCTTATGCAAGATCTCCAAGTTCAGCCCACTCTCAAGAATGCCCATAAG GTTGTCACTGAGAAAAACTGGCACTTGCAGGAGCCAACCATTACTGAGAGGATGGATTTGGAACTCAATGACTATGCACCATCAGGGGCCAATGGTCGTCACACTCCAAGAGGACCATAA